CACCCACCGCTACGCGCCGCGGGACCTCGTCGGGCGGCGTGTGGTCGCTGTGGTGAACTTCCCGCCCAAGCGGATCGGCCCGTTCGTCTCGGAGGTGCTCGTCCTGGGCGCCTATGACGAGGGGGGCGAGGTCATCCTGCTCCGCCCCGACTTCGAGGTGCCACCCGGCTCGCGCATCGGCTGACCCGTTCCACGCGGCCGCCCGGCCGAGCCTGTCGAGAAGAAGGGTTACCAGCCCCGCCGATCCCGGCCGGAACCACGCCGTGTTCTTCACTGTCGCGTTCCTC
This is a stretch of genomic DNA from Candidatus Rokuibacteriota bacterium. It encodes these proteins:
- a CDS encoding tRNA-binding protein; the encoded protein is MRVGVVVDAQEFPEARRPAYTLSIDFGPLGVKRSSAQITHRYAPRDLVGRRVVAVVNFPPKRIGPFVSEVLVLGAYDEGGEVILLRPDFEVPPGSRIG